The Takifugu flavidus isolate HTHZ2018 chromosome 17, ASM371156v2, whole genome shotgun sequence genome contains a region encoding:
- the LOC130514036 gene encoding beta-1,4-galactosyltransferase 1-like translates to MLKTFSQILILCALLSVVTVVVLLFYYNSSHLIYLPQADFLGNATNSFSNIIKKRLDKLLEKQSYVLNAGQQAEEPAPMDTLDPCPDHPQNLIGPFSVDFSHSWTWNEVRRKISTPLQDGGRHKPADCVSKHKVAIIIPYRNRHEHLKHLLFYLHPMLVRQQLDYGIYVINQDGEGVFNRAKLMNVGFAEALKDYDYECFVFSDVDLVPMDDRNLYRCFESPRHLSVAIDKFNFQLPYNTIFGGVSSFSKQQFLTVNGYSNTYWGWGGEDDDMYKRIIFHGMSINRPDHMTGKYKMIKHQRDKNNEVNPKNPDKLFHTRETMDKDGINTLNYTVKEIVKDRLYTFINVDIKAPKNILSVGMLKSV, encoded by the exons ATGCTGAAAACTTTCAGTCAAATCTTGATCCTATGTGCTTTACTCAGTGTGGTGACTGTGGTTGTGCTGCTATTCTACTACAATAGTAgccatttaatttatttacctCAGGCTGATTTCTTGGGAAATGCCACCAATTCATTTTCCAACATTATTAAAAAACGCTTGGACAAGCTGCTGGAGAAACAGAGTTATGTCTTAAATGCTGGTCAACAGGCAGAAGAACCAGCTCCCATGGACACCCTGGACCCCTGCCCTGACCACCCTCAAAACCTTATTGGACCTTTCTCGGTGGACTTTAGTCATTCCTGGACTTGGAATGAagtcagaagaaaaataagcacTCCTCTTCAGGACGGAGGAAGACACAAGCCAGCTGACTGTGTCTCCAAACACAAG GTGGCAATCATTATCCCCTATCGGAATCGGCATGAGCACCTGAAGCACCTGCTGTTTTACCTCCATCCCATGCTAGTGCGGCAACAGCTGGACTATGGCATCTATGTCATCAaccaggatggagagggagtATTTAACCGGGCTAAACTGATGAATGTAGGCTTTGCTGAGGCGCTGAAGGACTACGATTACGAGTGTTTTGTCTTCTCCGACGTAGATCTGGTTCCTATGGATGATCGGAACTTGTACAGATGCTTCGAATCCCCCCGACACTTGTCTGTCGCTattgacaagttcaacttccaGCTGCCTTATAACACGATCTTTGGTGgcgtttcttccttttccaagCAACAGTTCTTGACTGTTAACGGCTACTCAAACACttactggggctgggggggtgaggacgaTGACATGTATAAGCGGATCATCTTCCACGGCATGTCCATTAATCGAcctgatcacatgacaggaaagtacaaaatgatcaaacatcagagagacaaaaacaatgagGTTAATCCAAAGAATCCTGATAAACTTTTCCACACTCGTGAGACCATGGATAAAGATGGGATTAATACCTTAAACTATACAGTCAAAGAGATTGTGAAAGATAGACTGTACACATTTATCAATGTGGATATTAAGGCACCAAAAAATATTTTGAGTGTGGGGATGTTGAAGTCAGTGTAG
- the LOC130513906 gene encoding beta-1,4-galactosyltransferase 1-like → MQKYFSVFIVLCALVTVMAGIVFVLYSQSISLNYLSPKDVMGNATVSISQALKKHLDELLEGEALIFKEESNNNSLKPCSDDPPNLIGPFSVEFSHNRSWNEVRRKISASLRDGGRHKPGDCVSKHKVAIIIPYRNRHEHLKHLLFYLHPMLVRQQLDYGIYVINQDGEGIFNKAKLMNVGFAEALKDYDYECFVFSDVDLVPMDDRNLYRCFESPRHLSVAIDKFNFQLPYNTIFGGVSSFSKQQFLTVNGYSNTYWGWGGEDDDMYKRIIFHGMSINRPDHMTGKYKMIKHQRDKNNEVNPKNPYKLLHTHETMDKDGINTLNYTVKEIVKDRMYTFINVDINTP, encoded by the exons ATGCAGaaatattttagtgtttttatagTTTTGTGTGCTTTAGTGACTGTGATGGCTGgaattgtgtttgtgctttacAGCCAAAGCATCAGTTTAAATTATTTATCTCCAAAAGATGTTATGGGAAATGCTACAGTGTCCATTTCCCAggctttaaaaaagcatttggatGAGCTGTTGGAGGGAGAGGCActaatttttaaagaagaaagcaacaacaacagtttgAAACCTTGCTCCGACGATCCTCCGAACCTTATTGGACCTTTCTCGGTGGAGTTTAGTCATAACCGGAGTTGGAATGAAGTCAGAAGAAAAATCAGTGCTTCTCTTCGAGACGGAGGAAGACACAAGCCAGGTGACTGTGTCTCCAAGCACAAG GTGGCGATCATTATCCCCTATCGGAATCGGCATGAGCACCTGAAGCACCTGCTGTTTTACCTCCATCCCATGCTAGTGCGGCAACAGCTGGACTATGGCATCTATGTCATCAACCAGGATGGAGAGGGCATATTTAACAAGGCTAAACTGATGAATGTAGGCTTTGCTGAGGCGCTGAAGGACTACGATTACGAGTGTTTTGTCTTCTCCGACGTAGATCTGGTCCCTATGGATGATCGGAACTTGTACAGATGCTTCGAATCCCCCCGACACTTGTCTGTCGCTattgacaagttcaacttccaGCTGCCTTATAACACGATCTTTGGTGgcgtttcttccttttccaagCAACAGTTCTTGACTGTTAACGGCTACTCAAACACttactggggctgggggggtgaggacgaTGACATGTATAAGCGGATCATCTTCCACGGCATGTCCATTAATCGAcctgatcacatgacaggaaagtacaaaatgatcaaacatcagagagacaaaaacaatgagGTTAATCCAAAGAATCCTTATAAACTGTTGCACACTCATGAGACCATGGATAAAGATGGGATTAATACCTTAAACTATACAGTCAAAGAGATTGTGAAAGATAGAATGTACACATTTATCAATGTGGATATTAACACACCATAA